Proteins from a genomic interval of Spea bombifrons isolate aSpeBom1 chromosome 4, aSpeBom1.2.pri, whole genome shotgun sequence:
- the SVOPL gene encoding putative transporter SVOPL yields MDPKLLKFNKIALEELSSRKPDTPKGPKTYSVEDAVETIGFGRFHIMLFLIMGSTGIAEAMEIMLLAVISSSIRCEWHLENWQVALVTTMVFLGYMVFSVLLGLLADRYGRRKILVISFLWGAFFSLLTSFSPSYVWFVFLRCMVGCGVSGHAQGLIIKTEFLPKKFRGYMLPLSQVFWLTGSLLIIGLGWVVNPSLGWRWLVRFASIPGIILVIVFKFIPESARFNVSVGNHQEAVHTLQKIANINHSKMPEGTISEPVVDNMGSFLDLLDPKYRRTSLQIWIIWLGISFAYYGVILASTELLERNLLCGSGQPALGAQEEVLEESSTPCYCHTLSSSDYQTMLISTVGEIALSPFNILGINFLGRRWTLGVTMTSTGVFFLLLNICMSQPGLIGILFCLRALVSANFINIYVYTAEVYPTVMRAIGMGTSGSLCRIGAMAAPFIAQVLLSASIMGGLCLFASICFVCAISAFALPIETKGRALQQFK; encoded by the exons ATGGACCCCAAACTGctgaaatttaacaaaatagccTTGGAAGAACTGAGCTCACGAAAACCCGACACCCCAAAAG GGCCCAAGACGTATTCGGTGGAAGATGCGGTGGAAACCATTGGCTTTGGGCGATTCCATATCATGCTCTTTCTCATCATGGGCAGCACTGGG attgCAGAAGCCATGGAAATCATGCTTTTGGCTGTGATATCATCTTCTATACGATGCGAATGGCACCTTGAAAACTGGCAGGTTGCACTGGTAACAACG ATGGTATTTCTTGGATACATGGTGTTTAGTGTCCTTCTCGGCCTTTTAGCGGACAGATACGGACGCCGGaag ATTCTGGTGATTTCCTTCCTGTGGGGGGCGTTCTTCTCACTGCTCACTTCCTTCTCACCGTCGTACGTCTGGTTCGTCTTCCTACGATGCATGGTAGGCTGTGGGGTCTCAGGACATGCGCAGGG TCTAATTATTAAGACCGAGTTTCTGCCAAAGAAGTTCCGAGGATACATGCTGCCCTTGTCACAG GTCTTTTGGTTGACAGGATCGCTGTTGATCATTGGACTGGGGTGGGTTGTCAATCCCAGTTTAGGATGGCGCTGGCTCGTCCGATTTGCGTCCATTCCGGGCATCATTCTTGTAATCGTCTTTAAA TTTATCCCAGAGTCGGCTCGGTTCAATGTCTCGGTGGGGAATCACCAAGAAGCGGTCCACACTTTGCAGAAGATCGCCAATATAAATCACTCCAAGATGCCGGAGGGAACCATTAGTGAACCAGTGGtg GACAATATGGGCAGCTTTTTGGATCTCCTAGATCCGAAATATCGCCGGACGTCTCTGCAAATATGGAtaatctg GCTTGGAATATCCTTTGCTTACTACGGCGTCATCTTGGCCAGCACAGAACTGCTGGAGCGGAATCTATTGTGTGGCTCTGGCCAGCCGGCGCTTGGCGCGCAGGAAGAAGTCCTGGAGGAAAGCAGCACCCCGTGCTACTGTCACACGCTGAGCTCTTCCGACTATCAAACCATGCTTATAAGCACCGTCGGCGAGATCGCGC TGAGCCCTTTTAATATCCTGGGCATTAATTTTCTTGGCCGACGCTGGACCCTTGGCGTTACGATGACATCCACTGGCGTCTTCTTCTTACTCCTCAACATCTGCATGTCGCA GCCGGGTCTGATCGGAATTCTCTTCTGCCTCCGAGCGCTGGTATCCGCCAATTTCATCAACATCTATGTCTACACGGCCGAG GTTTACCCGACGGTAATGAGAGCAATAGGGATGGGAACAAGCGGCTCTCTGTGTCGGATCGGAGCCATGGCCGCACCGTTCATTGCTCAA GTTCTACTGAGCGCGTCTATCATGGGTGGCCTCTGCTTGTTTGCAAGCATATGCTTCGTGTGCGCTATTTCAGCTTTCGCTTTGCCCATCGAGACCAAGGGTAGAGCGCTTCAG caATTCAAGTGA